Proteins encoded together in one Ignavibacteria bacterium window:
- the sdhA gene encoding succinate dehydrogenase flavoprotein subunit gives MVKNYDVVIIGAGGAGLRAAVEIPKEYSCAVLSKVFPPRSHTGTAQGGVCAALGNVEEDSWENHSFDTVKGSDYLGDQDAIDQMCQDAIRAIIELEHMGLPFSRTPEGKIAQRKFGGHTKPADPNDPYGKRVPVMRACYSADRTGHVMLQTLFENCIKNQVDFYSEYFVTDLIVEDKVCKGVAAFDIATGEVTVFHAKAVMFATGGYGRVFRITSNAHVGTGDGTGLIYKNGLPLEDMEFFQFHPTGLWKLGILVSEAARGEGGILKNKDGERFMQRYAPTVMDLAPRDMVSRAIISEIREGRGILGSDGTHYVNLDVSHLGKKVIDEKLPEITGFARTYLGVEPTKEPIPIQPTAHYAMGGIPTNVECEVLADEKGTIIKGLYAAGECACVSVHGGNRLGTNSLLDLVVFGRRGGKRMAEFIKTADYSPINSTPAEKTKEQMDKYLNATGKEKVYALRTELQEWMMEKCGIFRNEADLKAMIDKLNELKEKFKNISIQDKGKVFNTDLMEAMELENLLLNAEATVYSAYNRKESRGAHTREDYPNRDDVNWMQHTFIYKNDSGEPKITKKPVTVTRYKPMERKY, from the coding sequence ATGGTAAAAAATTATGATGTAGTAATAATCGGAGCAGGGGGAGCGGGACTTCGTGCGGCAGTTGAAATCCCAAAGGAATATTCCTGCGCAGTATTGTCAAAAGTGTTTCCTCCGCGTTCACATACGGGCACGGCACAGGGCGGAGTTTGTGCGGCGCTGGGCAACGTTGAAGAGGACAGCTGGGAAAATCACTCTTTTGATACGGTAAAAGGGAGCGACTACCTTGGCGACCAGGATGCGATAGACCAGATGTGTCAGGATGCCATAAGGGCAATAATAGAGCTCGAGCACATGGGGCTTCCTTTCTCAAGAACACCAGAGGGAAAGATTGCACAGAGAAAATTTGGCGGGCATACAAAACCAGCAGACCCGAACGACCCATACGGAAAGAGAGTACCCGTAATGCGTGCGTGCTACTCGGCTGACAGGACGGGTCATGTTATGCTTCAGACGCTGTTTGAGAACTGCATCAAGAATCAAGTTGATTTTTATTCTGAGTATTTTGTGACTGATTTAATCGTTGAAGATAAGGTTTGCAAAGGTGTTGCTGCGTTTGACATAGCAACGGGCGAGGTAACGGTGTTTCATGCAAAGGCGGTTATGTTTGCAACGGGAGGATACGGGAGAGTTTTCAGAATAACATCTAATGCACACGTAGGAACTGGGGACGGAACAGGATTAATATACAAGAATGGTTTACCGCTTGAAGATATGGAGTTTTTCCAATTTCATCCGACAGGATTATGGAAGCTTGGAATACTTGTTTCGGAAGCAGCAAGAGGCGAGGGCGGAATACTTAAGAACAAAGACGGCGAAAGGTTTATGCAGAGATATGCTCCCACGGTAATGGATTTAGCACCGAGGGATATGGTATCGAGAGCGATAATTTCAGAAATACGCGAAGGAAGAGGAATACTCGGAAGCGACGGTACCCACTACGTAAACCTTGATGTATCGCATCTTGGTAAGAAGGTAATAGACGAGAAACTTCCAGAAATCACGGGGTTTGCAAGAACATATCTTGGTGTCGAGCCGACAAAAGAGCCGATACCAATTCAGCCGACAGCGCACTATGCCATGGGCGGGATACCAACAAACGTAGAATGCGAAGTGCTTGCAGATGAAAAGGGAACGATAATTAAAGGACTATATGCGGCGGGCGAATGCGCATGCGTATCGGTGCACGGCGGAAACAGGCTTGGAACAAACTCTTTGCTTGACCTTGTAGTATTCGGAAGAAGAGGCGGAAAGAGAATGGCAGAATTTATAAAGACGGCGGATTACTCGCCGATAAACTCAACTCCTGCAGAAAAGACGAAAGAGCAAATGGATAAATACCTGAATGCAACAGGCAAAGAAAAGGTATATGCATTAAGAACAGAACTGCAGGAATGGATGATGGAGAAGTGCGGAATCTTCAGAAACGAAGCCGATTTAAAGGCTATGATTGACAAACTCAATGAGCTTAAAGAGAAATTTAAGAATATATCAATACAGGATAAAGGCAAGGTTTTCAACACAGATTTAATGGAAGCGATGGAACTCGAGAACCTTCTGCTGAACGCAGAGGCGACAGTTTACAGTGCATACAACAGAAAGGAAAGCCGCGGCGCACATACGAGGGAAGACTATCCAAACCGCGACGACGTAAACTGGATGCAGCATACGTTTATTTATAAGAATGACAGCGGAGAACCAAAGATAACTAAGAAACCGGTTACAGTTACAAGGTATAAGCCAATGGAAAGAAAGTATTGA